One window from the genome of Oncorhynchus gorbuscha isolate QuinsamMale2020 ecotype Even-year linkage group LG14, OgorEven_v1.0, whole genome shotgun sequence encodes:
- the LOC123995652 gene encoding ras-related and estrogen-regulated growth inhibitor-like — MAKSPEVKLAVFGRAGVGKSALVVRFLTRRFIWEYDPTLESTYRHQATIDDEVVTMEILDTAGQEDTQQKESHMRWGDGFVIVYDITDRGSFNEVAPLRGLLEEVKKPKNVPLVLVGNKADLNHARQVGTEEGERLAAEMACAFYECSACADEGGMVAEAFHELCRELRRRKAVQGKARRRSSTTHVKQAINKMLTKISS; from the exons ctctAGTGGTGAGGTTTCTGACCAGACGTTTCATCTGGGAGTATGACCCAACGCTTG AATCAACATATCGCCATCAAGCAACCATAGACGATGAGGTTGTGACCATGGAGATCCTTGACACAGCCGGACAG GAGGACACGCAGCAGAAGGAGAGCCACATGCGCTGGGGCGACGGCTTCGTCATCGTATATGACATCACTGACAGGGGCAGCTTCAACGAGGTGGCTCCTTTGCGGGGCCTCCTAGAGGAAGTCAAGAAACCCAAGAATGTCCCGTTGGTTTTGGTGGGCAACAAGGCCGACCTAAACCATGCCCGGCAGGTGGGCACAGAGGAGGGCGAGCGGCTGGCCGCCGAGATGGCGTGCGCCTTCTACGAGTGCTCGGCATGCGCCGACGAAGGCGGCATGGTGGCAGAAGCATTCCATGAGCTGTGTCGCGAGTTGAGGCGCCGCAAGGCGGTCCAGGGCAAGGCCAGGCGTCGTAGCTCCACCACCCACGTCAAGCAGGCCATCAATAAGATGCTGACCAAGATCAGCAGCTAG